A section of the Acidobacteriota bacterium genome encodes:
- a CDS encoding single-stranded DNA-binding protein — protein sequence MGSVNKVILVGNLGRDAELRYTPGGAPVATINMATTEVWNDKSGQKQEKTEWHRVVLWGKTAESLSEYLTKGKQIYVEGRLQTRKWTDKEGKERYSTDIRGDRVVLLGGGAGRGGYARSEPADLSEGAQHEAPAAELSEDDIPF from the coding sequence ATGGGTAGTGTGAACAAGGTGATCCTCGTCGGCAATCTCGGGCGCGACGCGGAGCTGCGCTACACGCCGGGTGGCGCGCCGGTCGCGACGATCAACATGGCCACGACCGAGGTCTGGAACGACAAGAGCGGCCAGAAGCAGGAAAAGACCGAGTGGCACCGCGTGGTGCTCTGGGGCAAGACCGCCGAATCGCTGTCGGAATACCTCACGAAGGGAAAGCAGATCTACGTCGAGGGGCGGCTGCAGACGCGCAAGTGGACCGACAAGGAAGGCAAGGAGCGCTACAGCACCGACATCCGCGGCGACCGCGTCGTCCTGCTCGGCGGAGGCGCCGGGCGCGGCGGGTATGCGCGGAGCGAGCCGGCCGACCTCAGCGAAGGGGCCCAGCACGAGGCACCCGCCGCGGAGCTCAGCGAGGACGACATTCCGTTCTGA
- a CDS encoding HPr family phosphocarrier protein: MLSRQVTVGNVLGLHARAAARFVHTAGTFAARVRVSRDGREMDGKSILGLLLLAAGRGAVLTITTDGPDEAGAMESLVRLVEEGFGEPCV; this comes from the coding sequence ATGCTGTCGCGCCAGGTGACGGTGGGCAACGTGCTCGGCCTCCACGCCCGGGCCGCCGCGCGGTTCGTGCACACTGCGGGGACGTTTGCCGCGCGCGTGCGGGTCTCGCGCGACGGGCGCGAGATGGACGGCAAGAGCATCCTCGGCCTGCTCCTGCTCGCGGCCGGCCGCGGCGCGGTACTCACGATTACCACCGATGGTCCCGACGAGGCCGGCGCGATGGAATCGCTCGTGCGCCTGGTGGAAGAAGGGTTCGGCGAGCCATGCGTCTGA
- the lptB gene encoding LPS export ABC transporter ATP-binding protein yields MATLRAQDLTKSYGGRTVVRGVGLEVASGEVVGLLGPNGAGKTTTFSMVVGLTAPDSGRVTLNGADVTGDPMYVRARKGIGYLPQEPSVFRGLTVEQNILAILETLDLDGSSRRARLRELLAELNLTPLARARAYTLSGGERRRVEITRALVISPQFILLDEPFAGIDPIAVADIQKIIFHLKARGIGVLITDHNVRETLKITDRAYIVHDGAIFRSGTPDSLAADEDVKRIYLGADFRLD; encoded by the coding sequence ATGGCGACGCTTCGCGCACAGGATCTGACGAAGTCGTACGGCGGACGCACGGTGGTTCGAGGCGTGGGCCTCGAGGTGGCGTCCGGTGAAGTCGTCGGGTTGCTCGGTCCGAACGGCGCGGGTAAGACGACGACGTTTTCGATGGTCGTCGGGCTGACGGCGCCCGACTCGGGACGCGTGACGCTGAACGGCGCGGACGTCACCGGCGACCCGATGTACGTGAGGGCGCGGAAGGGGATCGGCTACCTTCCGCAGGAACCGTCGGTCTTTCGCGGCCTGACGGTCGAGCAGAACATCCTCGCGATCCTCGAGACCCTCGATCTCGACGGTTCCTCACGCCGCGCGCGGCTGCGCGAGCTGCTGGCCGAGTTGAACCTCACGCCGCTCGCCAGGGCACGCGCGTACACGCTCTCAGGGGGCGAGCGTCGTCGCGTGGAGATCACGAGGGCCCTGGTGATCTCGCCGCAGTTCATCCTGCTCGACGAGCCCTTTGCGGGCATCGATCCCATCGCCGTCGCGGATATCCAGAAGATCATTTTTCATTTGAAAGCGCGCGGAATCGGGGTACTGATTACAGACCACAACGTGCGGGAGACCTTGAAGATTACCGACAGGGCATATATCGTGCATGACGGAGCGATTTTCAGGAGCGGCACGCCGGATTCGCTGGCGGCCGACGAGGACGTGAAACGCATCTATCTGGGCGCGGATTTCCGGTTGGACTGA
- the pal gene encoding peptidoglycan-associated lipoprotein Pal — MRVKALLFLVLVVVLAGGVACRGKKQPPVARPTPPPPSEPATAPPPPAPPAPTQEPTIPPEPSVDETDLNTKDLDTLNRESPFQPVFFGFDSSEIDSGAQATLNQNAELLKKYASWTITIEGHADERGTAEYNLALGERRALSARNYLVSLGITADRLRTISYGKEFPFDPGHNEEAWAKNRRAHFVVTAK; from the coding sequence ATGCGAGTGAAAGCGCTGCTGTTCCTAGTGCTGGTCGTCGTCCTGGCGGGCGGCGTCGCGTGCCGCGGCAAGAAGCAGCCGCCGGTCGCGCGGCCGACACCGCCGCCGCCGTCCGAGCCGGCGACGGCTCCCCCGCCGCCGGCTCCGCCGGCGCCGACCCAGGAGCCGACGATTCCCCCCGAGCCGTCGGTGGACGAGACCGATCTGAACACGAAGGACCTGGACACGCTCAACCGCGAGTCGCCGTTCCAGCCGGTGTTCTTTGGTTTCGACAGCTCGGAGATCGACTCGGGCGCGCAGGCGACCCTCAACCAGAATGCCGAGCTGCTGAAGAAGTACGCGAGCTGGACCATCACGATCGAAGGGCACGCCGACGAGCGGGGCACGGCGGAGTACAACCTGGCGCTTGGCGAGCGCCGGGCGCTCTCGGCCCGCAATTACCTCGTCTCGCTGGGGATCACGGCCGACCGGCTGCGCACGATCAGTTATGGCAAGGAATTCCCCTTCGATCCGGGGCACAATGAAGAGGCCTGGGCGAAGAACCGCCGGGCGCACTTCGTCGTCACGGCGAAGTGA
- the ptsP gene encoding phosphoenolpyruvate--protein phosphotransferase, protein MRLTGIGVSPGTATGRALLLTRGALELRFRVPEAAVGHELERLEQARRVSRSQLTDIKTHISRLAGAEHAYLFDAQLLMLDDAMLVDRAASLIRSDGLNAEWAMHRASDELVSIIESADDPYLRERSGDLADVVGRIGMNLRATNRNPADVLDDVPGPIVIVADELPASIAAQIDWKRVSGFVTDAGSWTYHTAILARSLGVPGVAGLRDATTRIAPGSTIIVDGATGDVLVDPQPEDLTEAERQRARRAAETDSLREFRHLPAVTMDGVRIVIDANIERVEDAAGVRGSGAEGIGLYRTEYLLGGGLPEEDQQYATYRAVLEEMNGGRVTIRTFDASERQASELPLDAAAAAAGVRGVRMSLREPEVFRTQLRALLRAARHGSLRIMFPFVTGVEELRQAIAQLDQAAGELRLRGEDPPDVPIGAMVEVPSAALTADLLARECHFLSIGTNDLIQYCLAADRIDGRASYLYEPLHPAVLRMLRFAVRVARRHRRSLALCGEMGADQRMLPLLIGLGIREISMRPAAIPQAKQMIRSVRADEARTLAARAIACATAREVERLLDTFLAHTRQATPK, encoded by the coding sequence ATGCGTCTGACCGGAATCGGGGTTTCGCCAGGCACGGCAACCGGGCGCGCGCTGCTGCTCACGCGGGGCGCCCTCGAGCTCCGCTTTCGCGTGCCGGAGGCGGCGGTCGGGCACGAGCTTGAACGCCTGGAGCAGGCGCGGCGGGTTTCGCGCTCGCAGCTCACCGACATCAAGACGCACATCAGCCGCCTCGCCGGCGCGGAGCACGCCTACCTGTTCGACGCGCAGCTCCTGATGCTGGACGACGCGATGCTCGTGGATCGCGCCGCCTCGCTCATCCGCTCGGACGGGCTGAACGCGGAATGGGCGATGCACCGCGCGTCAGACGAGCTCGTGTCGATCATCGAGAGCGCCGACGATCCCTACCTGCGCGAGCGCAGCGGCGATCTCGCGGACGTGGTCGGCCGGATCGGCATGAACCTGCGGGCGACCAATCGGAACCCGGCCGACGTCCTCGACGACGTGCCCGGCCCGATTGTCATCGTCGCCGACGAGCTGCCGGCGTCGATCGCGGCGCAGATCGACTGGAAACGCGTCAGCGGGTTCGTGACGGACGCCGGCAGCTGGACCTATCACACCGCGATCCTCGCGCGCTCGCTGGGCGTCCCTGGCGTGGCCGGCCTCCGCGACGCGACCACGCGGATCGCGCCGGGCTCGACGATCATCGTGGACGGCGCGACGGGAGACGTGCTCGTCGATCCGCAGCCGGAAGACCTCACCGAGGCGGAGCGGCAGCGCGCCAGGCGCGCCGCCGAGACGGATTCGCTGCGGGAGTTCCGCCACCTGCCCGCCGTGACCATGGACGGCGTGCGGATCGTCATCGACGCCAACATCGAGCGCGTCGAGGACGCCGCCGGCGTGCGCGGGTCCGGCGCCGAGGGGATCGGCCTCTATCGCACGGAATATCTCCTGGGCGGCGGCCTCCCGGAAGAAGACCAGCAGTACGCGACGTATCGAGCGGTGCTCGAGGAAATGAACGGCGGGCGCGTCACGATTCGCACCTTCGATGCCTCCGAGCGGCAGGCGTCGGAGCTGCCGCTGGACGCGGCGGCCGCCGCCGCCGGCGTGCGCGGCGTTCGCATGAGCCTGCGCGAGCCGGAGGTGTTTCGCACCCAGCTCCGCGCCCTGCTGCGCGCCGCGAGACACGGGTCGCTCCGGATCATGTTCCCGTTCGTCACGGGCGTGGAGGAATTGCGCCAGGCGATCGCCCAGCTCGATCAGGCGGCGGGCGAGCTGCGGCTGCGCGGCGAAGACCCGCCGGACGTCCCGATCGGCGCGATGGTCGAGGTGCCGTCAGCGGCGCTCACAGCGGATCTCCTGGCGCGCGAGTGCCACTTCCTGAGCATCGGCACCAACGACCTGATCCAGTACTGCCTTGCCGCGGACCGGATCGACGGGCGCGCCTCGTACCTGTACGAGCCGCTGCACCCCGCGGTGCTGCGGATGCTGCGGTTTGCCGTGCGCGTCGCGCGGCGCCACCGGCGATCGCTGGCGCTCTGCGGCGAGATGGGGGCCGACCAGCGGATGCTGCCGCTGCTCATCGGCCTCGGGATCCGGGAGATCAGTATGCGGCCGGCGGCGATCCCGCAGGCCAAACAGATGATCAGGTCGGTCCGCGCGGACGAGGCCCGGACCCTCGCGGCGCGCGCGATCGCGTGCGCGACGGCGCGCGAGGTCGAGCGGCTGCTCGACACCTTCCTGGCACACACGAGACAGGCCACGCCAAAATGA
- the ybgF gene encoding tol-pal system protein YbgF, which yields MQRTLAGVVACVLAWSAATPLFAADREHRIIMAELRMLQEQTQQLQQALNGLNDTLKALNAKIDEQSGVTRKAFADQRLVIDTLGENVRIVREKADETNVRIATLSQEVESLRTTALSQPAPAPAADPLAPVDPNAPPATGTTPKQLFDLAFGDYTAGQWDLAIQGFQTYLKAYPKSPMSPQAAFYIGQAHYAAGRFKDAIAAYDQLIAAYPGTESVAEAYYKRGLAFERLGQADRARQSLEYVIKNFPDSNTATLARQALERLSKPGA from the coding sequence ATGCAGCGGACCCTCGCAGGTGTCGTCGCGTGCGTCCTGGCCTGGTCGGCCGCGACCCCGCTGTTCGCGGCCGATCGCGAGCACCGGATCATCATGGCGGAGCTCCGGATGCTCCAGGAACAGACGCAGCAGCTCCAGCAGGCGCTCAACGGCCTGAACGATACGCTCAAGGCCCTGAACGCGAAGATCGATGAGCAGTCGGGCGTGACGCGCAAGGCGTTCGCCGACCAGCGGCTCGTCATCGACACGCTCGGCGAGAACGTGCGGATCGTGCGCGAGAAGGCGGACGAGACCAACGTGCGGATCGCCACTCTCTCGCAGGAAGTCGAGAGCCTGCGCACGACGGCCCTGAGCCAGCCGGCGCCCGCGCCGGCCGCCGACCCGCTGGCCCCGGTCGATCCCAACGCGCCGCCCGCAACGGGGACGACGCCGAAACAGCTGTTCGACCTGGCGTTCGGCGACTACACGGCCGGCCAGTGGGATCTCGCCATTCAGGGGTTCCAGACGTATCTGAAGGCGTACCCCAAGTCGCCGATGTCGCCGCAGGCCGCGTTCTACATCGGCCAGGCGCATTACGCGGCGGGCCGCTTCAAGGACGCCATTGCGGCATACGATCAGCTGATCGCGGCCTATCCGGGGACCGAGAGCGTGGCGGAGGCGTACTACAAGCGGGGGCTCGCGTTCGAGCGGCTCGGGCAGGCGGATCGCGCCCGGCAATCGCTCGAGTACGTCATCAAGAACTTCCCGGACTCCAACACGGCGACGCTCGCCAGGCAGGCGCTCGAGCGCCTGAGCAAGCCGGGCGCGTAA
- the raiA gene encoding ribosome-associated translation inhibitor RaiA codes for MRLELTGHHVDITPPLRQLVERRVAKFERMLNSAALSAHVVCKADKYRRVIEMTIHARADHMLHGQGQGSTWQAAMKQAAEKVEKQARDLKDRWKERKRHAIGARKLAAAEITGVSRADVPPRVVRAASYAVPSLSVHDAAQRLNDTTDGFLVFRNNDSDELNVMYRRKDGRFGLIEPEA; via the coding sequence ATGCGACTCGAGCTCACCGGACATCACGTGGACATCACGCCGCCGCTTCGCCAGCTGGTCGAGCGGCGCGTCGCCAAGTTCGAGCGGATGCTGAACAGCGCAGCCCTCTCGGCGCACGTCGTCTGCAAGGCGGACAAGTACCGGCGCGTGATCGAGATGACCATCCACGCGCGCGCGGATCACATGCTCCACGGGCAGGGGCAGGGATCGACGTGGCAGGCGGCGATGAAACAGGCCGCGGAGAAGGTCGAAAAGCAGGCGCGCGACCTCAAGGACCGCTGGAAGGAGCGCAAGCGGCACGCGATCGGCGCGCGAAAGCTCGCCGCCGCCGAGATCACCGGCGTGAGCCGCGCCGACGTGCCGCCGCGCGTGGTCCGCGCCGCCAGCTACGCCGTGCCGTCGCTCTCGGTGCACGACGCGGCGCAGCGGCTGAACGACACGACCGACGGCTTCCTCGTGTTCCGCAACAACGACTCGGACGAACTCAACGTCATGTACCGACGGAAGGACGGGCGCTTCGGCCTGATCGAGCCGGAAGCCTAG
- a CDS encoding PTS sugar transporter subunit IIA: MSIGVVVVTHGQLATELLNAAEMIVGDLPQFVAVSIGWHDDVEVAREAIARALGRVRSQDGVLILTDMFGGTPANLGVTFLEPDKVEVITGVNLPMLIKLARVQKTGGLLEVARDMREHGRNAIWVATDLLETRTP; encoded by the coding sequence ATGTCCATAGGCGTCGTCGTCGTCACCCACGGGCAGCTCGCCACCGAGTTGCTGAACGCCGCGGAAATGATCGTCGGCGATCTCCCGCAATTCGTCGCCGTGTCCATCGGCTGGCACGACGACGTGGAGGTCGCGCGGGAGGCGATCGCACGCGCCCTGGGGCGCGTGCGCAGCCAGGACGGCGTGCTGATCCTCACCGACATGTTTGGCGGCACGCCGGCGAACCTCGGGGTGACATTCCTCGAGCCCGACAAGGTGGAAGTGATTACCGGCGTCAACCTGCCGATGCTCATCAAGCTGGCTCGCGTGCAGAAGACGGGCGGGCTCCTTGAGGTCGCCCGCGATATGCGGGAGCACGGCCGCAACGCCATCTGGGTGGCGACTGACCTGCTCGAGACGAGGACACCCTGA
- the rapZ gene encoding RNase adapter RapZ — MKRAQLERGTPAAGERRGERRRGRLANRFVVITGLSGAGKSQAIRALEDLGYFCVDNLPITLIPTLAQFTLRAGSDIAKAAVVVDIRERTLLSQFPRIYSRLQDTPGLNPRLIFLEATDAALVRRFSETRRPHPLAPDRSAAEGIREERRRLQQIRRMADQILDTSAMTVHDLRRAFLGLSREGSAQAPLVVTILSFGFKHGIPVDSDLLFDVRFLPNPHFVPGLRPYSGKDRPVMRFLEQAEGTHEFLDRTTNLLAFLLPQYISEGKSYLTIGIGCTGGRHRSVAIAEALRKSLSKLEHVKVRVRHRDINNE; from the coding sequence GTGAAGCGCGCGCAGCTCGAACGGGGAACGCCGGCGGCCGGCGAGCGGCGAGGCGAGCGGCGCCGCGGCCGCCTCGCGAACCGCTTCGTCGTGATCACGGGCCTGTCTGGCGCGGGCAAGTCGCAGGCGATCCGCGCGCTCGAGGACCTCGGCTACTTCTGCGTGGACAACCTGCCGATCACGCTGATACCTACCCTCGCGCAGTTCACGCTGCGCGCCGGCAGCGACATCGCGAAAGCCGCGGTGGTCGTCGACATCCGCGAGCGCACGCTGCTCTCGCAGTTCCCGCGCATCTACAGCCGGCTGCAGGACACGCCGGGGCTGAACCCGCGGTTGATCTTCCTCGAGGCCACCGACGCGGCGCTCGTCCGGCGCTTCAGCGAGACACGCCGCCCGCATCCGCTCGCGCCCGACCGGTCCGCCGCGGAAGGCATCCGCGAGGAGCGCCGGCGCCTGCAGCAGATCCGCCGCATGGCGGACCAGATTCTCGACACCAGCGCGATGACGGTCCACGATCTGCGCCGCGCGTTCCTCGGCCTGTCCCGGGAAGGCTCGGCCCAGGCGCCGCTCGTGGTCACGATCCTCAGCTTCGGCTTCAAGCACGGCATCCCGGTCGATTCCGATTTGCTGTTCGACGTGCGGTTCCTGCCGAACCCGCACTTCGTGCCGGGGCTGCGCCCCTACTCGGGCAAGGACCGCCCGGTGATGCGGTTTTTGGAGCAGGCCGAAGGCACCCACGAGTTTCTCGATCGCACGACGAACCTCCTGGCCTTCCTGCTGCCGCAGTACATCAGCGAGGGGAAGTCGTATCTGACGATCGGAATCGGATGCACCGGCGGGCGCCATCGCTCCGTCGCGATCGCCGAAGCCCTGCGGAAGAGCCTGTCGAAGCTCGAACACGTGAAGGTGCGCGTGAGGCACCGGGATATCAACAATGAATAG
- the hprK gene encoding HPr(Ser) kinase/phosphatase: protein MTVGAVLSERGDGPDIDLTLLAGAAGLSRPVSSPHIQKTGLALAGFEQFLRPGRVLIFGESELRYLEALPPAARHEVAARVLARDIPCVVITGGFEPARELSEEAARAGVPLIQTPLPTPTAIAKLTARLESHLAVRGMVHGVLMDVLGLGVLVMGESGIGKSECALDLIVRGHRLVADDTVELRRRGEGVVLGSCPDLTRYHMEIRGLGVINIRDLFGVAATRSSKRVELVVHLERWDPVREYDRLGLDDERHDVLGVSVPMIRMPVAPGRNLAILVEVAARNQLLRARGHHAARELAERLARELERPAAVEEEHGEDDPERGNGG, encoded by the coding sequence GTGACGGTCGGGGCGGTGCTCAGCGAACGCGGGGATGGCCCCGATATCGACCTGACTCTCCTGGCCGGCGCCGCCGGCCTGTCGCGCCCGGTCAGCAGTCCGCACATCCAGAAAACCGGTCTCGCGCTCGCGGGCTTCGAGCAGTTCCTGCGCCCGGGGCGCGTGCTGATCTTCGGCGAGAGCGAGCTGCGGTACCTCGAGGCGCTGCCACCGGCGGCGCGTCACGAGGTGGCCGCGCGCGTGCTGGCCCGCGACATCCCGTGCGTGGTGATCACCGGCGGCTTCGAGCCGGCCCGGGAGCTCAGCGAGGAAGCCGCGCGCGCCGGCGTGCCGCTGATCCAGACGCCGCTGCCGACGCCGACCGCGATCGCGAAGCTGACGGCCAGGCTCGAAAGCCACCTGGCCGTGCGCGGCATGGTGCACGGCGTCCTCATGGACGTCCTCGGCCTGGGCGTCCTGGTGATGGGGGAGAGCGGCATCGGAAAGAGCGAGTGCGCGCTCGATCTGATCGTGCGCGGGCATCGCCTCGTCGCCGACGACACGGTCGAGCTCCGCCGGCGCGGCGAAGGGGTCGTGCTCGGCAGCTGCCCCGATCTGACGCGCTACCACATGGAGATCCGCGGCCTGGGCGTGATCAACATCCGCGACCTGTTCGGCGTGGCCGCCACGCGTTCGTCGAAGCGGGTGGAGCTGGTCGTGCACCTCGAACGATGGGATCCCGTGCGGGAGTACGACCGCCTCGGGCTCGACGACGAGCGCCACGACGTGCTCGGGGTGTCGGTGCCGATGATCCGCATGCCCGTCGCGCCCGGACGGAACCTCGCGATCCTGGTGGAGGTCGCGGCGCGGAACCAGCTCCTGCGCGCGCGCGGTCACCATGCGGCGCGCGAGCTGGCCGAGCGGCTCGCCCGCGAGCTGGAACGGCCGGCGGCGGTCGAGGAGGAGCACGGCGAGGACGATCCTGAGCGGGGGAACGGCGGGTGA
- a CDS encoding cupin domain-containing protein, whose protein sequence is MSEQITRVDKPWGYELHWAKTDRYVGKLIHVNAGHALSLQYHNLKDETIYLSSGRLLFEIQQGDTLTKREMRPGESVHITPRTIHRMTAIEDSDIFEVSTPELHDVVRLEDRYGRETK, encoded by the coding sequence ATGAGCGAACAGATCACACGAGTCGACAAACCCTGGGGTTACGAGCTGCACTGGGCGAAAACCGACCGCTACGTCGGCAAGCTGATTCACGTGAATGCCGGCCATGCGCTCAGCCTCCAGTACCACAACCTGAAGGACGAGACGATCTATCTCTCGTCAGGGCGCCTGCTGTTCGAGATCCAGCAGGGGGACACCCTCACCAAGCGCGAGATGCGGCCCGGCGAGAGCGTCCACATCACGCCCAGGACGATCCACCGCATGACCGCGATCGAAGACAGCGACATCTTCGAGGTGTCCACGCCGGAACTGCACGATGTGGTGAGGCTGGAGGATCGGTACGGGAGGGAAACGAAGTAA
- the rpoN gene encoding RNA polymerase factor sigma-54 has product MAIQQKLHTKLVQKLILTPSLQQAIKLLPMSTLELADLLNQEMVENPLLEEVPTEDLQPAEQTQEKAQAEEKPQTEKGDVWDDADYDYFFGDYLDEGYRPRTPTEVKELPPIENTLSTAASLADHLEWQLSLQTDDLLLKQIGEAIVGNLDDDGYLVASVDEIAAMGEWSVADVERALQHVQTFDPIGVAARDLQECLTLQLRHLGLGGTITEKIVTDHLKLLQNHQVPEIARRLGVTVDELKEHIEVVRNLDPKPGSRYNPTQSQYVIPDVYVVKVEDHYEVFLNEEGLPQLRISPVYRRLLDKNSDNSAETRAYVKDKFRSALWLIKSVDQRQKTIHKVATSIVNFQKEFLDHGIEYLRPLVLRDVANDIGMHESTVSRVVNNKYMHTPQGVFEMKFFFHSGISSSYGESVSSVTIKQRIRKIIENEDPRKPLSDSKIVSILQKEGLILARRTIAKYREELKIPTSNQRKLLY; this is encoded by the coding sequence ATGGCGATTCAGCAGAAACTGCACACGAAGCTCGTTCAGAAGCTCATCCTGACGCCGTCGCTGCAGCAGGCGATCAAGCTGCTGCCGATGTCGACGCTCGAGCTCGCTGATCTGCTGAACCAGGAGATGGTCGAGAATCCGCTGCTCGAGGAAGTGCCGACCGAGGATCTCCAGCCCGCCGAACAGACCCAGGAGAAGGCGCAGGCCGAAGAAAAGCCGCAAACCGAAAAGGGCGACGTCTGGGATGACGCCGACTACGACTACTTTTTCGGCGATTATCTCGACGAAGGGTACCGCCCGCGCACGCCGACCGAAGTCAAGGAACTGCCGCCGATCGAGAACACGCTCTCGACCGCGGCGTCGCTCGCCGACCACCTGGAATGGCAGCTCTCGCTCCAGACCGACGACCTGCTGCTCAAGCAGATCGGCGAGGCGATCGTCGGCAATCTCGACGACGACGGCTACCTGGTGGCGTCGGTGGACGAGATCGCGGCGATGGGGGAGTGGAGCGTCGCGGACGTGGAGCGCGCCCTGCAGCACGTGCAGACGTTCGATCCGATCGGCGTTGCCGCGCGCGACCTGCAGGAGTGCCTGACGCTGCAGCTGCGGCACCTCGGGCTGGGCGGCACGATCACGGAGAAGATCGTCACCGACCACCTGAAGCTCCTGCAGAACCACCAGGTGCCCGAGATCGCACGAAGGCTGGGCGTGACGGTCGACGAGCTGAAAGAGCACATCGAGGTCGTACGCAACCTCGACCCGAAGCCCGGAAGCCGCTACAACCCGACGCAGTCGCAGTACGTCATCCCGGACGTCTACGTCGTGAAGGTCGAAGACCATTACGAGGTGTTCCTGAACGAGGAAGGGCTGCCGCAGCTCCGGATCAGTCCCGTCTACCGCCGGCTGCTCGACAAGAACAGCGACAACAGCGCCGAGACGCGGGCGTACGTGAAGGACAAGTTCCGGTCCGCGCTGTGGCTGATCAAGTCGGTGGACCAGCGGCAGAAGACGATTCACAAGGTCGCGACCAGCATCGTCAATTTCCAGAAGGAGTTCCTCGATCACGGCATCGAGTACCTGCGTCCTCTCGTGTTGCGCGACGTGGCGAACGACATCGGCATGCACGAATCGACGGTGAGCCGCGTCGTGAACAACAAGTACATGCACACGCCCCAGGGCGTGTTCGAGATGAAGTTTTTCTTCCACAGCGGCATCAGCAGTTCCTACGGCGAGAGCGTGTCATCGGTGACGATCAAGCAGCGGATCCGGAAGATCATCGAGAACGAGGATCCGCGCAAGCCGCTCAGCGACTCGAAGATCGTCAGCATCCTCCAGAAGGAAGGGCTCATCCTGGCCCGCCGCACGATCGCGAAGTATCGCGAGGAGCTGAAGATCCCGACCTCGAACCAGAGGAAGCTGCTGTACTGA